The following are encoded in a window of Cucurbita pepo subsp. pepo cultivar mu-cu-16 chromosome LG12, ASM280686v2, whole genome shotgun sequence genomic DNA:
- the LOC111807045 gene encoding carotenoid cleavage dioxygenase 7, chloroplastic: MQANRLTPSLRPQFPSPIKLPPATGIRFPPSLIPKAISIPSPNTGQISINSPPSIPTVEDSIAAFWDYQFLFVSQRTETADPTVLRLVEGAIPENFPSGTYYLAGPGLFSDDHGSTVHPLDGHGYLRAFIFENKKEVSFMAKYVRTEAKMEEHDPATDTWRFTHRGPFSVLKGGRKLGNTKVMKNVANTSVLQWGGRLLCLWEGGDPYEIQPETLDTVGKFSGVDGGCDRDSPSQGGLHGAGFWRFAAELLKPVLYGVFKMPPRRLLSHYKVDAQRNRLLLNSCNAEDMLLPTSHFTFYEFDSNFKLLEKKEFVIDDHLMIHDWAFTDTHYILFANRIKLDLFGAMGAVSGASPMISALGVNTSKSTSPVYLLPRFGEHHPTRDWRQPIQIPSSLWLLHVGNAFELTNPQGNLDFQIHASACSYQWFNFDKLFGYNWQTEKLDPSIMNLNGTKSELLPHLVKVSISLSKNGECEKCSVEPLNQWTKASDFPAINPTFSGMKNNYLYAATSSGYRESLPSFPFDTIVKLDTVMNTARTWSAGNRRFVGEPVFVPKGDGEEDGYVLVVEYAVSIQRCYLMILEAKKIGEGDAVVARLEVPKHLNFPLGFHGFWAANKMAKKMIAVLLVCVVVVGALQVSSATESAKEAKYEAKFEAKYRLCYEKCEKECLEKGNGQSFCEVKCDEDCDEKEAADKLHIKVKN; this comes from the exons ATGCAGGCCAATCGACTCACTCCATCTCTCCGACCTCAATTTCCGTCGCCGATCAAACTTCCTCCGGCGACCGGTATCCGATTTCCGCCTTCTCTAATTCCCAAAGCCATATCCATTCCCTCCCCGAACACCGGCCAGATATCGATCAATTCTCCTCCCTCGATCCCCACCGTTGAGGATTCCATCGCAGCCTTCTGGGACTACCAGTTCCTCTTCGTTTCACAGCGGACGGAGACGGCGGACCCGACCGTCCTCCGCCTGGTTGAAGGTGCCATCCCCGAAAATTTCCCCTCCGGCACCTACTACCTCGCCGGACCAGGCCTGTTCTCTGACGACCATGGCTCTACAGTACACCCACTGGACGGCCACGGGTACCTCAGGGCATTCATTTTCGAGAACAAAAAGGAGGTCAGTTTCATGGCGAAGTACGTGAGAACGGAGGCGAAGATGGAGGAGCACGATCCTGCGACGGACACGTGGCGGTTCACGCATAGAGGGCCTTTCTCCGTGTTGAAAGGAGGGAGGAAGTTGGGGAATACGAAGGTTATGAAAAATGTGGCGAATACGAGTGTGCTGCAGTGGGGCGGCCGCCTTTTGTGCCTGTGGGAGGGCGGAGATCCGTACGAGATTCAGCCGGAGACTCTGGATACTGTCGGCAAGTTTTCAGGTGTTGACGGTGGCTGTGATCGTGATTCGCCGTCCCAGGGCGGACTTCACGGTGCTGGGTTTTGGCGTTTTGCTGCGGAGCTTTTGAAGCCTGTTCTCTACG GAGTGTTCAAGATGCCACCAAGGAGGCTGTTGTCGCATTACAAGGTGGACGCTCAAAGGAATCGCCTCCTCTTAAACTCATGCAATGCTGAAGATATGCTTCTACCTACCAGTCATTTCACATTTTAtg AATTTGACAGTAATTTCAAGTtattagagaagaaagaatttgTGATCGATGATCACCTTATGATTCACGATTGGGCTTTTACCGATACTCATTACATCCTCTTCGCTAACAGAATTAAGCTTGATCTCTTCG GTGCGATGGGTGCGGTTAGCGGGGCATCTCCAATGATATCGGCGCTGGGTGTAAACACAAGCAAATCCACATCTCCAGTTTATTTGTTGCCTAGATTTGGTGAGCATCACCCAACCAGAGATTGGAGACAGCCCATTCAAATTCCTTCAAGCCTTTGGCTACTCCATGTTGGCAATGCCTTTGAGCTTACCAACCCACAAGGCAACTTGGACTTCCAAATCCATGCCTCTGCTTGCTCTTATCAATGGTTCAATTTCGACAAACTATTCG GTTATAATTGGCAGACGGAAAAACTCGACCCGTCTATTATGAACCTCAATGGAACCAAAAGTGAGTTGTTGCCTCACCTTGTTAAG GTGTCCATAAGTTTAAGTAAGAATGGGGAATGCGAAAAATGCAGCGTGGAGCCTTTGAACCAATGGACAAAAGCCTCAGATTTTCCAGCGATAAACCCTACATTCTCAGGGATGAAAAACAATTACTTATATGCTGCAACTTCCTCCGGTTATCGGGAATCGCTACCGTCGTTTCCGTTTGATACGATCGTAAAACTTGACACGGTCATGAACACTGCCCGAACATGGTCTGCGGGTAATCGGAGATTCGTCGGAGAACCTGTTTTTGTTCCTAAAGGAGATGGAGAAGAGGATGGATATGTTCTTGTGGTTGAG TACGCAGTATCAATACAAAGATGTTATCTTATGATTTTGGAGgctaaaaaaattggagaaggggATGCAGTTGTAGCAAGGCTTGAAGTCCCAAAGCATCTCAATTTTCCTCTTGGCTTCCATGGTTTCTGGGCTGCTAAT aaaatggcgAAGAAGATGATTGCAGTGTTGTTGGTGTGCGTTGTGGTGGTGGGTGCATTGCAGGTTTCGAGTGCCACTGAAAGCGCGAAGGAGGCCAAATATGAGGCTAAATTTGAAGCCAAGTATAGGTTATGCTACGAAAAATGCGAGAAGGAATGCCTTGAAAAGGGCAATGGCCAAAGCTTCTGCGAAGTTAAGTGCGATGAAGATTGTGATGAGAAAGAAGCCGCTG ATAAGCTGCACATCAAAGTGAAGAACTGA